One genomic window of Leptospira paudalimensis includes the following:
- a CDS encoding FKBP-type peptidyl-prolyl cis-trans isomerase — translation MKQLFLTLSLFLFVTGLSADELLIQDTKQGLGKEAIRGTTVVVHYTGKLTNGKVFDSSVDRGEPFSFQLGQGQVIQGWERGIVGMKEGGKRKLTIPPKFGYGDRAVGPIPANSTLVFDVELIKVK, via the coding sequence ATGAAACAGTTATTTTTAACTCTCAGTTTATTTCTATTTGTGACAGGACTTTCTGCAGACGAACTTCTCATCCAAGACACCAAACAAGGGTTAGGGAAAGAAGCGATCCGTGGAACGACAGTTGTGGTTCATTATACGGGAAAACTTACCAATGGAAAGGTATTTGATTCATCTGTCGACAGAGGGGAACCGTTTAGTTTCCAATTGGGACAAGGCCAAGTGATCCAAGGTTGGGAACGAGGGATTGTCGGTATGAAGGAAGGTGGAAAACGCAAACTAACCATTCCACCAAAGTTTGGATATGGTGACAGAGCTGTGGGTCCAATTCCTGCTAACTCTACACTTGTGTTTGATGTTGAGTTAATCAAAGTTAAATAA
- the leuC gene encoding 3-isopropylmalate dehydratase large subunit, whose product MKTMFEKIWNDHLVHEEDGTCLIYIDRHLVHEVTSPQAFESLKLTNRRVRRPDATFATMDHNVSTRTRDWKSVDPISVLQMQTLMDNCKENGITLFDINHPDNGIVHVVAPELGLTHPGMTIVCGDSHTATHGAFGALAFGIGTSEVEHVLATQTLVQKKPKTLEIRVDGKLSPLVSAKDIVLAIIGKIGTDGATGYVIEFTGEAIRSLSMEGRMTICNMAIEAGARAGLISPDETTINYIKGRDFAPKGEQFEIAVAKWKAYATDPGAKFDKTVILNANEIAPMVSWGTSPGQVIPVTATVPSPNDFTDPVQRKSAESALAYMDLKPGQKLSDVKVNKVFIGSCTNSRIEDLRVVANTVKGKKVSKDVEAIIVPGSGRVKRQAESEGLDKIFLEAGFQWRNPGCSMCLAMNDDVLSPGDRCASTSNRNFEGRQGKGGRTHLVGPAMAAAVAVEGHFVDIREWK is encoded by the coding sequence ATGAAAACCATGTTTGAGAAGATTTGGAATGACCATTTGGTTCACGAGGAAGATGGGACCTGCCTAATCTATATTGATAGACACCTGGTGCATGAGGTAACAAGCCCACAGGCCTTCGAAAGTTTAAAATTGACCAACCGAAGGGTGAGACGTCCCGATGCAACTTTTGCAACGATGGACCACAACGTATCCACAAGGACTAGAGATTGGAAATCCGTGGATCCCATTTCTGTTTTGCAAATGCAAACATTGATGGATAATTGTAAAGAAAACGGCATTACTTTATTTGATATCAACCATCCTGATAATGGAATTGTTCACGTAGTCGCACCAGAACTTGGTCTTACCCATCCTGGTATGACAATTGTTTGTGGGGATTCTCACACAGCAACACACGGAGCTTTTGGAGCTCTTGCTTTTGGGATTGGTACATCAGAAGTGGAACATGTGTTAGCAACACAAACCCTTGTCCAAAAAAAACCTAAAACCTTAGAAATCAGAGTGGATGGAAAACTTTCTCCACTTGTATCCGCAAAAGACATCGTACTTGCGATCATTGGAAAAATTGGTACAGATGGTGCGACTGGCTATGTGATTGAATTTACGGGTGAGGCCATTCGTTCCCTCAGTATGGAAGGCCGTATGACCATTTGTAATATGGCAATTGAAGCTGGTGCAAGAGCAGGTCTCATCTCACCAGATGAAACTACCATCAACTACATCAAAGGTCGGGACTTTGCTCCAAAAGGAGAACAGTTTGAAATTGCGGTTGCTAAGTGGAAAGCCTATGCCACAGACCCTGGGGCTAAATTTGATAAAACTGTCATCCTCAATGCAAATGAAATTGCACCTATGGTGTCTTGGGGAACATCCCCTGGCCAAGTGATTCCAGTCACGGCAACAGTACCAAGTCCGAATGATTTTACTGACCCAGTCCAACGTAAATCCGCAGAATCAGCACTTGCGTATATGGATTTAAAACCAGGGCAAAAACTTTCCGATGTGAAAGTGAATAAAGTATTCATTGGATCTTGTACCAATTCAAGGATTGAAGACCTGCGTGTTGTTGCAAACACGGTCAAAGGGAAAAAAGTAAGTAAAGACGTGGAGGCCATCATTGTTCCAGGTTCTGGCCGAGTGAAACGCCAAGCAGAAAGTGAAGGTCTTGATAAGATCTTTTTAGAAGCTGGTTTCCAATGGCGTAACCCAGGTTGTTCGATGTGCCTTGCTATGAATGACGATGTATTGTCTCCAGGAGATCGTTGTGCTTCCACTTCCAACAGGAACTTTGAAGGAAGACAAGGAAAAGGTGGAAGGACACATTTAGTGGGACCCGCAATGGCAGCAGCAGTTGCTGTAGAAGGTCATTTTGTAGACATTCGGGAGTGGAAATAA
- a CDS encoding ExbD/TolR family protein, which translates to MKFRKTTKSFNNIELAPLIDVISFIVIYFLMNATLEKNTALKVELPRSSSVAKEKQKDELVITVDKQGKIYLDQNSEPVPLEGLTEKINGFLGPEKERDPKKNKVIIRGDGGASYQVVVKVIDAVNAAGVSRFNLAMVKGTTK; encoded by the coding sequence ATGAAATTTCGTAAAACAACAAAGTCATTTAACAATATCGAACTTGCACCGCTTATCGATGTAATTTCTTTTATTGTAATTTACTTTCTAATGAATGCAACATTGGAAAAAAATACCGCTTTAAAAGTGGAATTGCCAAGATCTTCAAGTGTTGCAAAAGAAAAACAAAAAGATGAACTAGTCATCACTGTTGATAAACAGGGTAAAATTTATTTGGATCAAAATTCCGAACCAGTTCCTTTAGAAGGACTAACAGAAAAAATCAATGGTTTTTTAGGACCTGAAAAAGAGAGAGATCCAAAGAAAAACAAAGTGATCATTCGCGGAGATGGTGGTGCGTCCTACCAAGTTGTTGTTAAAGTGATTGATGCAGTGAATGCTGCAGGTGTTAGTCGCTTTAATCTTGCAATGGTAAAAGGCACTACTAAGTAA
- a CDS encoding BamA/OMP85 family outer membrane protein yields the protein MKLRKNLKYLSLFVLSLLLITSAEWVSLWSNRSVFIDKVITKIEFKGNINTSSDDILELMDMRPGIQLSQGLLNADMRALFVSGFFYHIDIQGEADGDGVKILVLVKERPRVKDIDFIGADEVFPSDLRDKIPLKENEVITPKKVTLSKEVILKKYRDEGFFLAYVRFETEPVNPETNTVKVKFIIDEGEEIPVSKINIFGNNEIDTYDIQGIMDLKESGIIESGVFKESAFESDKQKVAAYLKSRGYVDAEISNEGTNWEIRWENPKKKDKRVVIVNFKIIEGEQYFYNGYTTNHDLTIAPNGMPQFLNKENNPIGTPKEEWSPVYPVKFLEDQFEFAPADVGEVFDETKFQKDRSSINEAYSAKGYLFAQVIPRRKVIELSDGSLSRYENCDKRGNPDAIADCNEEYNRLNVARLRKIYEEDPKLRGKKFIHVDFTIRENNLAFIENIIIKGNKKTQDRVIRRELLFKPGDLFNSTLVNRSRERIFNLGYFKEVNFNMRPGSDETKMNLIIELVEQPTGTVSMGGGYGTITGFSIFTQLGENNLNGSGQQITGRVEFGPIRRYLQISWTEPWFMDKPWSLTLSAFYSSRTLFVGATSITENNNQGIKEVASYERSGVGVSAGIGHRFLINWTHFHRYSPSFFASTRPTSLVSDQVLAEVDRGWQFRSQLTNGLAYDSRDNIFNSTQGFHLIFSVDNVGQFLGGESHFDQFSPILEYYHTWFDYTFFGLIRKNALRRWRVVQQFRTSSVFTFERTPKYRNQDKERIPYIQVQDRLFLGGYESLRGWFFDDKYYPDEWKDGASSRVLFTSELRFPIEPTLLWFVIFFDAGSMYEQINRAVGERKEFFKNYDSLVASQRSTEPVETYLFENYNSFGKKIYDSPLVVNDPGNLVLSSKNLSMSNFRFSWGFGLRIQIPVLPLRLYFAQKIRYTGVEDRPFGLYPDNNSFQFVFGIGDMRF from the coding sequence TTGAAACTTCGTAAAAATTTAAAATACCTTAGCCTATTTGTATTGTCTTTGCTTTTGATTACATCTGCAGAGTGGGTATCCTTATGGTCTAACCGCTCTGTATTCATCGATAAAGTCATAACGAAAATAGAATTTAAGGGAAACATAAATACATCTTCGGATGATATTTTGGAATTAATGGATATGAGACCCGGGATCCAACTTTCCCAAGGTTTACTCAATGCTGACATGCGCGCATTGTTTGTTTCAGGTTTTTTCTACCACATCGACATCCAAGGGGAAGCAGATGGTGATGGAGTTAAAATCTTAGTCCTAGTAAAAGAACGACCTAGGGTTAAAGATATTGATTTTATCGGCGCTGATGAAGTTTTCCCTTCTGACCTAAGAGATAAAATTCCATTGAAGGAAAATGAAGTCATAACTCCAAAGAAAGTGACTCTTTCAAAAGAAGTGATTTTGAAAAAATACCGAGACGAAGGATTTTTTCTAGCCTATGTTCGTTTTGAAACGGAACCAGTGAATCCGGAAACAAACACAGTTAAGGTGAAGTTTATTATTGATGAGGGAGAAGAAATTCCAGTCAGTAAAATCAATATCTTTGGTAATAATGAAATCGATACATACGATATCCAAGGAATCATGGATTTAAAGGAAAGTGGTATCATTGAATCAGGAGTATTCAAAGAGTCTGCTTTTGAATCAGATAAACAAAAAGTTGCTGCGTATTTAAAATCTAGGGGATATGTAGACGCAGAAATAAGTAATGAAGGCACAAATTGGGAAATCCGTTGGGAAAATCCCAAGAAAAAAGACAAAAGGGTTGTTATCGTTAATTTTAAAATTATTGAAGGTGAACAATACTTTTATAACGGTTATACAACGAATCATGACCTAACCATTGCTCCCAATGGGATGCCACAGTTTTTAAATAAAGAAAACAATCCTATTGGAACTCCAAAAGAGGAATGGTCTCCTGTTTACCCAGTCAAGTTTTTAGAAGATCAGTTTGAGTTTGCACCTGCCGACGTGGGAGAAGTTTTTGATGAGACAAAATTTCAAAAGGATAGATCTTCAATTAACGAAGCTTATTCGGCAAAAGGATACTTGTTTGCTCAGGTAATTCCAAGAAGAAAAGTTATCGAACTTAGCGATGGATCATTGTCACGTTACGAGAATTGTGATAAAAGAGGAAATCCGGATGCAATCGCTGATTGTAATGAAGAATACAATCGATTGAATGTGGCAAGGCTCAGAAAAATATATGAAGAAGATCCTAAGTTACGTGGTAAAAAATTCATCCATGTCGATTTTACGATCCGTGAAAATAACTTAGCATTCATTGAAAATATCATCATTAAGGGAAATAAAAAAACCCAAGACCGAGTCATTCGGCGCGAATTATTATTTAAGCCTGGTGATTTATTTAACTCAACTCTCGTGAACCGATCTAGGGAAAGGATCTTTAACTTAGGTTATTTCAAAGAAGTAAACTTCAACATGAGACCAGGTTCAGATGAGACAAAGATGAACCTAATCATCGAACTTGTAGAACAACCAACCGGAACTGTTTCGATGGGGGGTGGATACGGAACTATTACTGGATTTTCCATCTTTACACAGTTAGGTGAGAATAACTTAAATGGATCAGGGCAACAAATTACCGGAAGGGTGGAATTTGGTCCCATTCGTAGATACTTACAAATCTCTTGGACAGAACCATGGTTTATGGACAAACCTTGGTCCTTAACTCTTTCTGCCTTTTATTCTTCACGTACTTTGTTTGTGGGAGCTACTTCCATTACAGAAAACAACAACCAAGGGATCAAAGAAGTTGCTTCTTATGAAAGATCGGGAGTGGGTGTCAGTGCAGGTATTGGACACAGGTTTCTCATTAACTGGACACATTTCCATCGTTATTCCCCATCCTTTTTTGCCTCAACTAGGCCTACGTCTCTTGTATCTGACCAGGTACTTGCCGAAGTGGATCGTGGGTGGCAATTTCGGTCACAGTTAACGAATGGTCTTGCTTACGATAGCCGTGATAACATTTTTAACTCAACACAAGGATTTCACTTAATTTTTTCAGTTGATAATGTGGGTCAATTTTTAGGTGGAGAAAGCCATTTTGATCAATTTAGCCCTATATTAGAATATTATCATACATGGTTCGATTATACTTTTTTTGGTTTAATCCGAAAAAATGCTCTGAGAAGATGGAGAGTTGTCCAACAATTTAGAACGTCTTCTGTCTTTACGTTTGAAAGGACTCCTAAATATAGAAACCAGGACAAAGAAAGGATACCATATATCCAAGTACAAGACCGGCTATTTTTAGGTGGTTATGAGTCCTTACGTGGATGGTTTTTTGACGATAAATACTATCCTGATGAATGGAAAGATGGTGCTTCTAGTCGGGTTTTGTTTACGTCTGAATTAAGGTTTCCAATTGAACCAACCTTATTGTGGTTTGTTATCTTTTTTGATGCAGGTTCGATGTATGAGCAGATCAATCGTGCTGTCGGGGAACGAAAGGAATTTTTTAAGAACTATGATAGTTTGGTTGCATCTCAAAGGTCAACGGAACCGGTC
- the leuD gene encoding 3-isopropylmalate dehydratase small subunit: MKAFTKLKGIAALLDKANVDTDQIIPKQFLRKIERSGFGQHLFHDWRFLDDAGQKPNPDFVLNAPRYQGATILVTRDNFGCGSSREHAPWALEDYGFRAILSPSYADIFYNNCFKNGMLPIVLPEGQIEEIFQTIDKKPGANLEIDLENQVVITEEGKKYPFEVDAFRKHCLLNGLDDIGLTLQKADFIQKFEEKNQKDVPWLYRKSV, from the coding sequence ATGAAAGCATTTACGAAATTAAAAGGGATCGCAGCCTTACTTGACAAAGCAAACGTAGACACAGACCAAATCATCCCCAAACAATTCCTTCGTAAAATCGAAAGATCAGGGTTTGGACAACATTTATTCCATGATTGGAGATTTCTGGATGATGCAGGACAAAAACCAAATCCTGATTTTGTTCTCAATGCACCTAGATACCAAGGGGCAACCATTCTTGTCACTCGTGACAATTTTGGATGTGGTTCTTCTCGTGAACACGCACCTTGGGCATTAGAAGATTACGGGTTTCGTGCCATCCTTTCTCCATCCTACGCGGATATTTTTTACAATAACTGCTTTAAGAACGGAATGTTACCGATCGTTTTACCAGAAGGACAAATCGAAGAAATATTCCAAACGATCGATAAAAAACCTGGTGCCAATTTGGAAATTGATTTGGAAAACCAAGTTGTGATCACAGAAGAAGGGAAAAAATACCCTTTTGAAGTCGATGCCTTCCGTAAACATTGCTTACTCAATGGTTTGGACGACATTGGTCTTACCCTCCAAAAAGCAGATTTTATTCAAAAATTTGAAGAAAAGAACCAAAAAGATGTTCCCTGGTTGTACAGAAAGAGTGTATAA
- a CDS encoding MotA/TolQ/ExbB proton channel family protein has translation MSFPFAKSDSIISSVPPQTIPILIIFVSIVGFTIIVERLVYYWRLKSIPQDHFRRVRELAREGKWDDAKDVLTQDVQSPAAILLRMAFDLKRRGVSFWEEDIKQEGFRQIYLMERYLTGLGTIATIAPLLGVLGTVIGIVRSFAEGAGTQGAEVGISEALITTAMGLGIAIPAYIFYNVFSRMKEEKITEMENVTDLVLPHLNKR, from the coding sequence ATGTCTTTTCCTTTCGCTAAATCAGATTCAATCATTTCATCGGTTCCTCCACAAACCATTCCCATCTTGATCATTTTTGTATCCATCGTTGGTTTTACCATCATCGTGGAACGACTTGTATATTATTGGAGATTAAAAAGTATCCCACAAGATCACTTTCGTCGGGTAAGAGAACTTGCCAGAGAAGGTAAGTGGGACGATGCAAAAGATGTCCTCACTCAAGACGTACAATCCCCAGCGGCAATCTTACTTCGAATGGCCTTTGACTTAAAACGCCGTGGTGTTTCGTTTTGGGAAGAAGATATCAAACAAGAAGGATTCCGACAAATTTATTTGATGGAACGTTACCTCACTGGACTTGGGACCATTGCAACCATTGCACCATTGTTAGGAGTTCTTGGAACTGTGATTGGTATCGTAAGATCCTTTGCCGAAGGTGCGGGAACACAAGGTGCCGAAGTGGGTATTTCGGAAGCACTCATCACAACAGCGATGGGACTTGGAATAGCGATTCCAGCTTATATTTTTTATAATGTTTTTTCTAGAATGAAGGAAGAGAAAATTACGGAAATGGAAAACGTAACAGATTTAGTTCTTCCTCATTTGAACAAACGATAA
- a CDS encoding patatin-like phospholipase family protein encodes MKDLEGKIHLVSSLPLFRSLSKKEKTWVAESVHIVERERDEILFTAGDSDRSLFLILSGGIKLFLPKKGEGKREEEVQYLKKGEYFGIQALLTGEKHNHTAVTVTESRFLVLSQSEFQKLIQKIPYLSITFSKMLTKSLRGELLGGKEYFRNSVVCLVHSDPIAKEKFSEELVTSIERESGKKAVILHFGQNSNLPIPHAKSYKFKDADRIKETLGKHYASHSFIFLEVFPDTESELKQLLLDEADHIENFVSKDVESNLCDSITKDAKENQILYHETNIRDILDHGKWEIFIRRKARELSGVEMGVALGGGAALGLAQVGIMKVMEEEGIIPDMIAGTSIGAIIGAFWASGLGYKGILPLLGEIDSLFKMFKLVDLSFPGQGLLHGKHVRTLLEKYLGDLYFDDLPIKLRLISCDISTRQEIVLSEGKVLDAVMASISIPGVFVPQPQENGKTYVDGGIVNPLPVSALTQEGIQKIIAINSMPSSKDEMKTNKLLNLNVLDIIVNSLYSLQYRIGKYSAQEADVYLNPILPNSNWFEFWRSKEFIELGETVTKSSLEEIKQLFSEKN; translated from the coding sequence ATGAAAGATCTTGAAGGCAAAATCCACCTCGTTTCAAGTTTACCCCTATTCCGCAGTCTTTCGAAAAAAGAAAAAACTTGGGTGGCTGAGTCAGTTCACATTGTAGAAAGAGAAAGAGACGAAATCCTTTTCACTGCTGGTGATAGTGATCGGAGTTTATTTTTAATTCTTTCTGGTGGGATTAAATTGTTTCTCCCCAAAAAAGGAGAAGGCAAACGAGAAGAAGAAGTTCAATACTTAAAAAAAGGAGAATATTTTGGAATCCAAGCTCTATTAACGGGCGAAAAACACAACCATACGGCTGTTACCGTCACTGAATCAAGATTTTTGGTTTTGTCGCAGTCAGAATTCCAAAAATTAATTCAAAAAATCCCGTACCTTTCCATCACATTTTCCAAAATGCTGACAAAATCCTTACGTGGGGAACTGTTAGGTGGAAAGGAATACTTTCGAAATTCTGTTGTTTGCCTTGTCCATTCCGATCCGATCGCAAAAGAAAAGTTTTCCGAAGAACTGGTAACGAGTATTGAAAGAGAATCTGGTAAAAAAGCAGTCATCCTGCATTTTGGCCAAAATAGCAATCTGCCCATTCCTCATGCGAAATCTTACAAATTCAAAGATGCAGACCGCATCAAAGAAACCTTAGGCAAACATTATGCGAGCCATTCTTTTATTTTTTTAGAAGTATTTCCTGACACAGAATCAGAGCTCAAACAACTGTTACTCGATGAAGCTGACCATATTGAAAATTTTGTTTCCAAAGATGTAGAATCAAATCTTTGTGATTCGATCACAAAAGATGCAAAGGAAAATCAAATCCTCTACCACGAAACCAATATCAGGGATATCCTAGACCACGGTAAGTGGGAAATTTTCATTCGTAGGAAAGCAAGAGAACTTTCAGGGGTTGAAATGGGAGTTGCCCTCGGTGGAGGAGCTGCTCTTGGCCTTGCACAAGTTGGGATCATGAAGGTGATGGAAGAAGAAGGCATCATTCCAGACATGATCGCTGGAACCAGTATTGGTGCGATCATCGGCGCATTTTGGGCGAGTGGCCTGGGTTACAAAGGAATCCTTCCCTTACTCGGTGAAATTGATAGTCTATTTAAAATGTTCAAACTGGTAGACTTATCCTTTCCAGGACAAGGTTTACTCCATGGAAAACATGTTCGAACACTCCTCGAAAAATACTTAGGTGATTTGTACTTTGATGATTTGCCGATCAAACTAAGGCTCATTAGTTGTGATATTTCAACTCGACAAGAGATTGTTCTATCGGAAGGAAAGGTATTGGATGCTGTCATGGCAAGTATCTCCATCCCTGGAGTCTTTGTACCCCAACCACAAGAAAATGGAAAAACCTATGTAGATGGGGGAATTGTAAACCCACTCCCTGTTTCTGCACTCACCCAAGAAGGAATCCAAAAAATCATCGCGATTAACTCCATGCCGAGTTCCAAAGATGAAATGAAAACAAACAAACTCCTCAACTTAAATGTACTCGATATCATTGTGAACAGTTTGTATTCGTTACAATATCGAATCGGTAAATATAGCGCTCAGGAAGCAGATGTGTATTTAAATCCAATCCTCCCCAATTCAAATTGGTTTGAATTTTGGAGGAGTAAGGAGTTTATTGAACTAGGAGAAACAGTGACAAAAAGTTCACTCGAAGAAATCAAACAACTGTTTAGCGAAAAAAATTAA
- a CDS encoding PLP-dependent cysteine synthase family protein, giving the protein MIDPISKGIDDFGNSLLQALNNVQGIFGKELSVAKPIKDNVLQLIGNTPLIRLNRIGSEYSGVQFYLKAEFLNPTGSAKDRTAIAMVLDAEKRGKLKKGMPIILSGAGSSSVSFTWIGKVKGYPVYCLVPLTTSPERVQLLRSYGAEVTVTNESDPLKLLELAEEKSKKMGGYLPDELENPANPNFHFKTTGPEIWRDLQGKVGAVISAPGSGGAITGIGRYLKSQDRRVKVIIAGKQNSPFMEYGKTDNPKERERIRLPAVYDPKLIDHYFHVTKDEALHLQADLYEKEGIFAGLTTGTVITGALRFSETLSESEKNERNPFNIVILSPDRD; this is encoded by the coding sequence ATGATAGATCCAATTTCCAAAGGGATTGATGACTTTGGCAACAGTTTGTTGCAAGCGCTTAACAATGTACAAGGTATCTTTGGAAAGGAACTTTCCGTTGCCAAACCGATCAAAGACAATGTCTTACAATTGATTGGCAACACCCCGCTGATCCGATTGAATCGAATTGGTTCCGAGTATTCGGGAGTTCAATTTTATTTAAAAGCAGAGTTTTTAAATCCCACTGGTTCTGCGAAGGATCGGACTGCCATTGCGATGGTATTAGATGCCGAAAAACGTGGAAAATTAAAAAAAGGAATGCCCATTATCCTTTCAGGTGCTGGTTCTTCCTCTGTTAGTTTCACATGGATTGGAAAGGTAAAAGGTTACCCTGTTTATTGCCTTGTTCCACTCACAACTTCCCCAGAACGAGTCCAACTCCTCAGGAGTTATGGTGCAGAAGTGACCGTGACAAATGAATCTGATCCTTTGAAGTTATTGGAACTTGCGGAAGAAAAATCCAAAAAAATGGGTGGTTACTTGCCTGATGAATTAGAAAATCCAGCCAATCCCAATTTCCATTTTAAGACGACGGGTCCTGAAATTTGGCGCGATTTACAAGGGAAGGTAGGTGCTGTGATCTCAGCACCAGGTTCAGGTGGGGCTATTACAGGAATTGGTCGTTACCTAAAGTCACAAGACAGAAGGGTTAAGGTCATCATCGCTGGAAAACAAAACTCTCCTTTTATGGAGTATGGAAAAACAGACAATCCAAAAGAAAGAGAAAGGATCCGTCTTCCTGCAGTGTATGATCCAAAACTCATTGATCATTATTTCCATGTGACAAAAGACGAAGCCTTACACCTGCAAGCTGACTTATATGAAAAAGAAGGTATTTTTGCTGGTCTTACTACTGGTACTGTGATTACAGGTGCCCTTCGATTTTCTGAAACACTTTCGGAATCAGAAAAAAATGAAAGAAACCCTTTTAACATTGTGATTTTATCCCCTGATCGGGATTAA
- the recN gene encoding DNA repair protein RecN, producing the protein MITHLKIKDFALFESLELSLSDGLSVFTGESGAGKSLIFDALASLFGGRCSTANIRQGKDRYSLQAVLSLTGQNQTKDYLMEQGFRYTGDEIVITKELMKDGKARVKIGESLASTTHLRELGKTMAEIHCQNEQLFLLEKSNQLEFLDRFGNLESLKFKFKSALQQYRHWKQKLSDFEETRKTMLKRKEILEYEVEEIETIAPKDGEEESLSSEESLLANGEKLAENYRLVLEELSEKENSILKVFPSLIHAIQKVTILIPEKRDMLEEWEEVYDRLKSLKSVIREEEEELFFSPERLDMVQARLQDLKKLKKKYNGSIGEINQLLEEKKSELERWKEQAGDEDFLRIKKDQCLSELKELGFQLSKLRRNAISQFEEEVQKEMVDLGLEGGKLQVVLRWEENPEGEVEEGSKSYFLSESGLDQIEFYFSANPGEKPRPLRKVASGGELSRVMLALRSVLGKQAPSPQMLVLDEVDTGLGGEAAEAMAIKLKKLARNSQILLITHTQQVAAAGDHQIKIEKRQEGGRTVSEASVLDFEERKRELARMIGGKQVTSAVLKAATDLLMKKAG; encoded by the coding sequence ATGATCACACATTTGAAAATTAAGGATTTTGCCCTTTTTGAATCTCTTGAACTTTCCCTCTCGGATGGTTTGTCCGTCTTCACTGGAGAATCTGGTGCTGGAAAATCTTTAATTTTCGATGCATTGGCTTCGCTTTTTGGTGGAAGGTGTTCCACTGCCAATATTCGGCAAGGAAAGGATCGTTATTCCTTACAAGCCGTTTTATCCCTCACTGGCCAAAACCAAACAAAAGATTATCTGATGGAACAAGGGTTTCGTTATACGGGTGATGAAATTGTCATCACAAAGGAACTAATGAAAGATGGAAAGGCAAGAGTGAAAATCGGTGAGAGTCTTGCTTCCACCACTCATTTACGAGAACTCGGCAAAACAATGGCGGAGATCCATTGCCAGAACGAACAACTTTTTCTTTTAGAAAAATCTAACCAATTGGAATTCCTTGATCGGTTTGGAAATTTGGAGTCACTAAAATTTAAATTCAAATCTGCCTTACAACAATACCGTCATTGGAAACAAAAACTTTCTGACTTTGAAGAAACTCGGAAAACCATGTTAAAACGAAAGGAAATTTTGGAATATGAGGTGGAAGAAATCGAAACAATTGCACCGAAAGATGGAGAAGAAGAGAGTTTAAGTTCCGAAGAAAGTTTACTCGCCAATGGAGAAAAATTAGCAGAAAACTACCGTTTGGTGTTAGAAGAACTTTCGGAAAAAGAAAATTCCATCCTCAAAGTATTCCCAAGCCTCATCCATGCCATCCAAAAAGTTACCATTCTTATCCCTGAAAAAAGAGACATGTTAGAAGAATGGGAAGAGGTGTATGACAGGCTTAAGTCATTGAAGTCAGTCATCCGTGAAGAAGAGGAAGAATTATTTTTCAGTCCGGAACGTTTGGACATGGTGCAGGCAAGGCTCCAAGACCTTAAAAAATTGAAGAAAAAATACAATGGAAGCATCGGAGAAATCAACCAACTCTTAGAAGAGAAAAAATCGGAACTCGAACGTTGGAAGGAACAAGCTGGTGATGAAGATTTTTTACGCATCAAAAAGGACCAATGTTTGTCGGAACTCAAAGAATTAGGATTCCAACTTTCAAAGTTAAGAAGGAATGCCATTTCCCAATTCGAAGAAGAGGTACAAAAAGAAATGGTGGATTTAGGTCTCGAGGGAGGGAAACTCCAAGTGGTACTTCGATGGGAGGAAAATCCTGAAGGTGAAGTTGAGGAAGGATCCAAGTCCTATTTTCTTTCAGAATCAGGGCTTGACCAAATCGAATTCTATTTTAGCGCCAACCCGGGGGAAAAACCTCGACCTCTCCGCAAAGTAGCTTCTGGAGGGGAACTGTCTCGGGTGATGCTTGCACTTCGAAGTGTCCTTGGCAAACAAGCACCTTCGCCCCAAATGTTGGTTCTGGACGAAGTGGATACGGGACTTGGTGGTGAAGCGGCAGAGGCCATGGCCATAAAGCTTAAAAAACTAGCACGAAATTCACAAATCCTGCTCATCACTCACACCCAACAAGTGGCAGCGGCGGGAGACCACCAAATTAAGATCGAAAAACGGCAAGAAGGTGGTCGAACTGTCTCGGAAGCATCAGTTTTGGATTTTGAAGAGAGGAAACGGGAGCTGGCACGGATGATCGGAGGAAAACAGGTGACTTCTGCTGTCCTCAAAGCGGCAACTGACCTTTTGATGAAAAAAGCTGGTTAG